Proteins encoded in a region of the Candidatus Poribacteria bacterium genome:
- a CDS encoding TlpA family protein disulfide reductase, translated as MRFLFRFWLLVALSCVIGTSVWAELRRGEKLIPFVLKSIDNTEVTLKLEKDRLVVVKEWNEKDRKHVQRIYPDAVLVDFWAIWCPPCRLAVPHIQDLHERYFEKLIKKDERKKKEIKGGLVVIGVGLDRGGSRAIKPFAKKAKLTYLLLADPVKRDASERLITDARMAASAYKVRGIPTMYLFDSKGIIRAVHVGFAPGMESAIEEEIKKLVKSKPSGK; from the coding sequence AGATTCCTCTTTAGATTCTGGCTTCTCGTGGCTTTATCCTGCGTGATCGGCACATCGGTATGGGCTGAGCTTCGAAGAGGAGAGAAATTGATCCCCTTCGTTCTCAAGTCGATAGATAATACCGAGGTCACGCTTAAACTTGAAAAGGACAGGCTAGTCGTGGTAAAGGAATGGAACGAGAAGGACAGGAAGCATGTCCAGAGGATCTATCCCGATGCCGTGCTCGTGGATTTCTGGGCCATATGGTGCCCGCCATGCAGATTGGCTGTGCCTCATATCCAAGATCTGCACGAGAGATACTTCGAGAAGCTTATCAAAAAGGATGAGAGAAAAAAGAAAGAGATAAAAGGTGGACTGGTGGTCATAGGAGTGGGCCTCGATAGGGGCGGCTCACGGGCGATTAAACCCTTCGCCAAGAAGGCCAAGCTCACATATCTCCTTCTCGCCGATCCCGTTAAGAGGGATGCGTCGGAGAGGTTGATCACCGACGCCAGGATGGCAGCGTCGGCATATAAAGTCAGGGGTATTCCCACGATGTATCTCTTCGATTCAAAGGGGATAATTCGGGCTGTCCATGTGGGATTCGCCCCTGGCATGGAAAGCG